TGTGTAGCTTGCCGCCGGTCGTCCATGGGATGGAAGCTGCACCACATCTCCTGATATAATCGTCGAACCAGGAAGTCCTTCCGTCTCTTCTTTATTCGCTGCAAATTCCTGGCCATAAGGTCTGTAAGCATAGGACGTGATAACGTTTCCTTCGGCATCAGCAACGGTCCGGACGCTGCCAAGATGGTCATAGGTGTACCAGCGGTACTCGGGAGTCCCCGTGCTGTAGTCCACGTAGCCTCCTGTGAAAAGAAGCATCCTGAGGTTCCCGTTCTCGTAGATCTCATTGCCCTCGTAGCTCATCAC
This portion of the Bacteroidales bacterium WCE2008 genome encodes:
- a CDS encoding hypothetical protein (partial gene); amino-acid sequence: MSYEGNEIYENGNLRMLLFTGGYVDYSTGTPEYRWYTYDHLGSVRTVADAEGNVITSYAYRPYGQEFAANKEETEGLPGSTIISGDVVQLPSHGRPAASYT